ACCGAGAGAATGTAGGGTTCATGAATGTCGTAAAGTGAAAGGATTTGATCTGTCACTTGTTGATTGGGAAGCTGTTTAAAAACCGGATTACAATCCTGGTAAACGACCTGGATTTTATTTTTTTCAATGTGATAAAGGTCAATAAGGTCGCGTTTGGTCTGTTCACTGATCGCAATCACCACATCAGCACGTTCGCAGGCTGACTTGAATTTGTGCCGGTAAATCATCCGGTCAATGGGTTTGAAAAGATTTGGTAATCGCTCAAAAATCAGGTCGTGAATGGTTACCACTGAGCGAATACCGGCTTTCTGCAATCCTTGTGGTATCTCATTACTCAAACCATGAAAAACAGTGACATCGTCTTTTTGAAGTTGCCGGGTAATGCCGCTGTACCTCCAATAGGCTGCTAATTTTTTGTCTAAAAAACTTTGAGGCATCCGGATCGAGTCTTCCGGAAACGCGGTGAAAAGTTTTTGCCGGTTTTTGGGTGTATAGGCCAGATACTCGTGTTCTGGCTCAAAAGTCAGTAAAGCTTCCAGTACAAAACGGCTGTAATTTCCTAGACCTGTTTTATTGGCAAACGCTCTTTTGGCATCAAATCCGATCCGCATAACTGGTACTGTGCAAGGGTTTCCAAGCAAAAGTCTGTAATTTTGCGGATACCACCGAAAATTATTGGTGTGTATTTTGTGTTCAAAAGGAATGAAGAGAAATAACGTGCGTAAACGGGGAAACCCGAAAACATCCTCCCTTACACTTACAGAAGAATATCAGTTACATACGCTTGCCAACGGGATACGCATTGCACACAAGCAGGTTCCCTACACGCAAATCGCGCATTGTGGCATTATGCTCGACATTGGAAGCCGCGATGAATTGCCACATCAGCAGGGCCTGGCGCACTTTTGGGAGCATATGGCATTTAAAGGAACCGAAAAGCGCAGTTCTTATCATATCATTAACAGACTTGAAAATGTAGGCGGAGAGCTGAATGCTTATACCACCAAGGAGAAAATATGCTTTCACGCCTCGGTACTCGATGATCATTTCGAGAAGGCGATGGATTTGTTAGCTGACATTACTTTTCATTCTGTTTTTCCTGATAAACAAATTGAAAGAGAGAGGAATGTGATCATCGAAGAAATGTCCATGTACATTGATTCTCCCGAGGATGCGATACAGGATGATTTTGATCAGCTCGTTTTTCCAAATCACGCATTGGGAAACAACATTCTGGGAACTGCTGAGACTGTCAATTCATTTGGCAGAGCGGAATTGCATCAGTTTATCAACGAAAATATTGATACGGAACAGATTGTGGTTTCTTCCGTAAGCCGACTGCCATTTTCCAAAGTGATCCGCCTTGCAGAGAAGTATCTGGGCGATGTTCCTCACCGAAAAACCAATCGTATCAGACAAGCACCGGCATTGTATTCTCCATTGCATCAGCAGAAAGAACGTTCTATTTCGCAGGCACAATGTGCTATGGGACAACCCGCATATGCATTGCTGGACGACCGTCGGTTACCATTTTTTATGTTGGTCAATCTGCTGGGCGGACCAGGAATGAACTCGCGGTTTAACCTTTCACTGCGCGAAAAATATGGCTTTGTGTATTCCATTGAAGGAAATTACACGCCTTACCTGGATACGGGTTTTATGGGTATCTTCTTTGGAACAGAAAAAAAACAGCTGAACAAAAG
The genomic region above belongs to Dyadobacter pollutisoli and contains:
- a CDS encoding glycosyltransferase family 4 protein, translating into MRIGFDAKRAFANKTGLGNYSRFVLEALLTFEPEHEYLAYTPKNRQKLFTAFPEDSIRMPQSFLDKKLAAYWRYSGITRQLQKDDVTVFHGLSNEIPQGLQKAGIRSVVTIHDLIFERLPNLFKPIDRMIYRHKFKSACERADVVIAISEQTKRDLIDLYHIEKNKIQVVYQDCNPVFKQLPNQQVTDQILSLYDIHEPYILSVGTLEERKNQHRLVEAFAMLKNTDFQLVLIGKPTPYTQTIKDCITRFGVGKQVKLVHNVPTEHLPALYQAAKIFAYISIYEGFGIPVLEALHSGTPVLAARGSCLEEAGGPGGLYADPYQTEDISNQLKTLMTDASLRHSLVAAGKTHIAQFTGKHIARQLVDLYQNLA
- a CDS encoding M16 family metallopeptidase, whose amino-acid sequence is MKRNNVRKRGNPKTSSLTLTEEYQLHTLANGIRIAHKQVPYTQIAHCGIMLDIGSRDELPHQQGLAHFWEHMAFKGTEKRSSYHIINRLENVGGELNAYTTKEKICFHASVLDDHFEKAMDLLADITFHSVFPDKQIERERNVIIEEMSMYIDSPEDAIQDDFDQLVFPNHALGNNILGTAETVNSFGRAELHQFINENIDTEQIVVSSVSRLPFSKVIRLAEKYLGDVPHRKTNRIRQAPALYSPLHQQKERSISQAQCAMGQPAYALLDDRRLPFFMLVNLLGGPGMNSRFNLSLREKYGFVYSIEGNYTPYLDTGFMGIFFGTEKKQLNKSISLIHKELKRVREVPLSVLQLHQTKVQLMGQLAMSEESNMSFMLMMAKSLLDTGKVDSLPEIFTEIEQITSSELQEIAIDMFNEQNFSYLTFLPEE